Proteins found in one Pyxidicoccus trucidator genomic segment:
- a CDS encoding non-ribosomal peptide synthetase: protein MRIEELDLLGGDERRRVLVDWNATEKAFRHDACVHELFEEQARSAPERCAVEADEGSLTYGELNARADALATLLMEAGTRPGALVAIALPPGLGRIISVLGVLKAGAAWVPLDPGLPLERLRFILEDTRAPLALVTASLASRLRSDATALWTWESLEPKLAAGGLAPRRRVVPGPAYVIYTSGSTGRPKGAVLLHPGLTNRLHWMQRQYAVSPDDRILHKTSFGFDVSVWELLLPLVCGARLVMAPADAQKDLPALVDLVRSRRVTLTHFVPSVLEAFLETEGVERCTSLRAVIASGEALPVSVERRFFEKLGCELHNLYGPTEATVDVTAWACQRNSTYASVPIGFPIDNTQVYILDESLEPVPPGVEGDLYLGGIQLAAGYWNRAGLTAERFVPHPFGRNPGERLYRTGDLARFRDDGAIEFIGRRDDQVKLRGFRIELGEIAAVMEEHEGVRQGAVVVRQDVPGVQRLVGYVVWRDAVSGPEATAREEALRERLAVRLPEYMVPSDIVSLEAFPLGATGKLDRKQLPAPEALKGEGDGGGAPRTPAELVLAEVWRELLGRQSVGVQEHFFRIGGDSISSIRMVARARQRGLQVELRQVFETPTIAGLARTATFITLEEDTGSPGEAPLSAPQRALLGAPDGAERLVLRLASSVSEETLRKALSELVAHHEVLRLQRASGASTWRAEPPAAAGVPLRVVDVAAAPGGEAWLQVLDAATAELSAALAPERGAVLEAALLRGAAGERRLLLVAHPLAVDVGSWRALVAGLEAAVAPEGAAVPVPGDAYRRWCQARARQAEAPSAPEEAGGGLRLATGRVRHVSEVDAATTELLFGRAGEAYRTRPEELLFIALALASRAVVGSPTRALVEEDLRSTAGGAEVGEAPGRYCRWVPASLEVGSPDDLPASIKSLKERVRTAGQTPAPVGTAPAFRLRLAPRWEAGRLFSADAGAFSLVGGAGSTVDLGCRRTEQGTLELTWQAEASLAEAGALARLASAFAASLGRVVEHCSRPDAHGRTPSDFPLAGLDQAALDALLEGRPRIEDIYPLSPMQSGLLFRSLYWPGSDSYFNQNVLELVGPLKEEALREAWACVANRYGILKSGFLWEGFDEPLQYVCREPRIPWEVHDWTETPPEQQPARLDTLMAEDRARLLDLAEVPLLRLQLVRLSPERHYLLWSHHHVLLDGWCLALIWGDVFHYYGALAEGRHLELAPVRPYRDYIAWLKQQATTGAPERFWREYLEGFTEPTRLSPYEHHFEAAFYTREVRLTRAQTDALQELARSQGVTMNTITQAAWSLLVSLHSGKRDVVFGASISGRPPELAGVEHMVGLFINTVPLRASLHPHLRVSELLRQLQTRMARAVQHGHVPLAQIKAWSEASGSTGAPLFDSLIAFENYPEDNLPTGRIAGLEVKDLMAMEKTEYPIGLIALPGAELVLHLNYDTGHFDPPAIERIERQFLRLLEELVARPEGRLADISALDVEHEGRWLQAWSQQAAPAPKGPETLHGWFEAQALRTPRAVAVTDGTRSLTYAELDRRATRLAGQLRRQGCQRGARVAVCAPRSLELVVGMLATLKAGGAYVPLEPSLPAARIALILEDARPVVSLVTAGTAQLLPAAGGARLMLDADAVDGGAEKDGFVPEPLSGQDTAYVMYTSGTTGRPKGVVVPHAGIVNRITWSLGVYPLGGEASLLQNAGIGFDISVWEMFFPLFSGGRLVVFPSEGPLDMDRLVARLQQEAVSVVHFVPTLLELFLSNPQAARCTSLRHVVCGGEALPPALRERFLALGLSATLDHAYGPTEASISVTHHRCVAGERQDVVPLGHPISHTRVYLLDGDLRHVPVGVDGDLYIGGTPLAHGYSGEPAMSAERFIPDPHAAEPGARMYRTGDRARFLDEGTLVFRGRRDSQVKLRGNRIELAEIDVALGRHPLARQAVTLLVERPEPHLVTFVVLTEPARDEADAAGQLASLRLHLTEQLPAAMVPQELVPLAELPLTHSGKVDRRALLSLRQVAESGEQHAGYVAPRDALEQKVVRVWEEVLGVRGIGVRDSFFELGGHSLRMLRMVSRIRREVPELASMEIIHLFKAPTIEDLIERYGRRPGSGWANPVFTVRAQGRNAPLFLVHPGEGLAIAYASLAPYLVNWPIHAISNPRFGEPDRAWRSIEEMAAEYLTWVDKSQLSGPVVLGGWSFGGTVALEMARQRTAAGKPVECVVLIDSHHFGALPPQPVDTAAIEAQLAARGVEPGSPDGRALAFEILNAGQLATRHRPAPYSGRVVLLKAAQEDEGVSLGARNGWEESLLPGLEVRVVPGNHHRLFERDFVQTTSDALRRALLPRDERSE, encoded by the coding sequence ATGAGGATCGAAGAGCTGGACCTGCTTGGGGGAGATGAGCGCCGTCGTGTGCTCGTGGACTGGAACGCCACGGAGAAGGCCTTCCGGCACGATGCCTGTGTTCATGAGCTCTTCGAGGAGCAGGCGCGGTCGGCGCCGGAGCGCTGCGCCGTCGAGGCTGACGAGGGCTCGCTGACGTACGGGGAGCTCAACGCCCGGGCGGACGCGCTGGCCACGTTGCTCATGGAGGCGGGGACCCGGCCGGGAGCGCTGGTGGCCATTGCCCTGCCGCCCGGGCTGGGCCGCATCATCAGCGTGCTGGGAGTGCTGAAGGCGGGTGCCGCCTGGGTGCCGTTGGATCCGGGGCTGCCGCTGGAGCGGCTGCGCTTCATCCTCGAGGACACGCGGGCGCCGCTGGCGCTCGTCACCGCGTCGCTCGCGTCCCGGCTGCGCAGCGACGCCACGGCGCTGTGGACCTGGGAGTCCCTGGAGCCGAAGCTGGCCGCGGGGGGCCTGGCGCCGCGCCGGCGGGTGGTGCCCGGGCCGGCCTACGTCATCTACACCTCTGGCTCCACGGGGCGCCCCAAGGGGGCGGTGCTGCTGCACCCCGGCCTCACCAACCGGCTGCACTGGATGCAGCGCCAGTACGCGGTGTCGCCCGACGACCGCATCCTCCACAAGACGTCGTTCGGCTTCGACGTCTCCGTCTGGGAGCTGCTGCTGCCCCTGGTATGCGGCGCGCGCCTGGTGATGGCGCCGGCCGACGCGCAGAAGGACCTCCCCGCGCTGGTGGACCTCGTCCGCTCGCGGCGCGTCACCCTGACGCACTTCGTGCCCTCGGTGCTGGAGGCGTTCCTGGAGACGGAGGGCGTGGAGCGCTGCACGTCGCTGCGCGCCGTCATCGCCAGCGGCGAAGCGCTGCCGGTGTCCGTGGAGCGGCGCTTCTTCGAGAAGCTCGGCTGTGAGCTGCACAACCTGTACGGGCCGACGGAGGCGACCGTCGACGTGACGGCGTGGGCCTGTCAGCGGAACTCCACCTACGCGTCGGTGCCCATCGGCTTTCCCATCGACAACACCCAGGTCTACATCCTCGATGAGTCCCTGGAGCCGGTGCCCCCGGGCGTCGAGGGAGACCTGTACCTGGGCGGCATCCAGCTCGCCGCGGGGTACTGGAACCGGGCGGGGCTGACGGCGGAGCGCTTCGTGCCGCATCCGTTCGGCCGCAACCCGGGCGAGCGGCTGTACCGCACCGGAGACCTGGCGCGCTTCCGGGACGACGGCGCCATCGAGTTCATCGGCCGCCGGGACGACCAGGTGAAGCTGCGTGGCTTCCGCATCGAGCTGGGTGAGATTGCCGCGGTGATGGAGGAGCACGAGGGCGTGCGGCAGGGGGCGGTGGTGGTGCGGCAGGATGTGCCGGGCGTCCAGCGGCTCGTCGGCTACGTGGTCTGGCGTGACGCGGTGTCGGGCCCGGAGGCGACTGCTCGCGAGGAGGCGCTGCGCGAGCGCCTCGCGGTGCGGCTGCCGGAGTACATGGTGCCCTCGGACATCGTCTCGCTCGAGGCGTTTCCGCTCGGGGCGACGGGCAAGCTCGACCGCAAGCAGCTCCCGGCGCCCGAGGCGCTGAAGGGGGAAGGCGACGGCGGAGGGGCACCGAGGACGCCGGCGGAGCTGGTGCTGGCGGAGGTGTGGCGTGAGCTGCTGGGCCGCCAGTCGGTGGGCGTGCAGGAGCACTTCTTCCGCATCGGCGGGGACAGCATCTCCAGCATCCGGATGGTGGCGCGCGCGCGCCAGCGGGGCCTCCAGGTGGAGCTGCGCCAGGTGTTCGAGACGCCCACCATCGCGGGACTGGCCCGCACGGCGACCTTCATCACCTTGGAGGAGGATACCGGCAGCCCCGGTGAGGCGCCGCTGTCCGCGCCGCAGCGGGCGCTGCTCGGCGCGCCGGACGGCGCCGAGCGCCTGGTGCTACGGCTGGCGTCCTCGGTATCCGAGGAGACGCTGCGCAAGGCGTTGAGCGAGCTGGTGGCGCACCACGAGGTACTGCGGCTGCAGCGCGCCTCGGGGGCGAGCACCTGGCGCGCGGAGCCGCCTGCCGCAGCCGGGGTTCCCCTCCGGGTGGTGGACGTGGCGGCGGCCCCGGGCGGCGAGGCGTGGCTCCAGGTGCTGGACGCGGCCACGGCGGAGCTGTCCGCGGCGCTCGCGCCCGAGCGTGGCGCCGTGCTGGAGGCCGCGCTGCTGCGCGGCGCCGCGGGGGAGCGGCGCCTGTTGCTGGTGGCCCACCCGCTCGCCGTGGATGTGGGCTCGTGGCGGGCCCTCGTGGCCGGGCTCGAGGCCGCGGTGGCTCCGGAAGGCGCCGCCGTCCCCGTCCCCGGGGATGCGTACCGCCGCTGGTGCCAGGCGCGTGCGCGCCAGGCGGAGGCTCCGTCGGCCCCCGAGGAGGCTGGCGGAGGGCTGCGGCTGGCCACCGGCCGGGTGCGGCACGTGAGCGAGGTCGACGCCGCGACGACGGAGCTGCTCTTCGGACGCGCTGGCGAGGCGTACCGGACGCGGCCGGAGGAGCTGCTCTTCATCGCGCTCGCCCTCGCCTCGCGCGCCGTGGTGGGGAGCCCCACCCGCGCGCTCGTCGAGGAGGACCTGCGGTCCACCGCGGGCGGTGCGGAGGTGGGAGAGGCGCCCGGGCGCTACTGCCGGTGGGTGCCCGCCTCCCTCGAGGTGGGCTCGCCGGACGACCTGCCCGCGAGCATCAAGTCGCTCAAGGAGCGGGTGCGCACCGCGGGCCAGACGCCGGCTCCGGTGGGCACCGCGCCGGCCTTCCGCCTGCGGCTGGCGCCGCGGTGGGAGGCGGGACGGCTGTTCTCCGCCGATGCGGGGGCCTTCTCGCTGGTGGGAGGGGCCGGGTCCACGGTCGACCTCGGCTGCCGCCGGACGGAGCAGGGGACGCTGGAGCTGACCTGGCAGGCGGAGGCGTCGCTGGCGGAGGCCGGGGCGCTCGCCCGGCTCGCCTCGGCGTTCGCCGCCTCGCTGGGGCGCGTCGTCGAGCACTGCTCGCGGCCGGATGCCCATGGCCGGACGCCCTCGGACTTCCCGCTGGCCGGGCTGGACCAGGCCGCGCTCGACGCGCTGCTGGAGGGCCGGCCGCGCATCGAGGACATCTATCCGCTGTCGCCCATGCAGAGCGGCCTGCTGTTCCGCAGCCTGTACTGGCCGGGCTCGGACTCCTACTTCAACCAGAACGTGCTGGAGCTCGTCGGGCCGCTCAAGGAAGAGGCCCTGCGCGAGGCCTGGGCGTGCGTGGCCAACCGCTACGGCATCCTGAAGTCCGGCTTCCTCTGGGAGGGCTTCGATGAGCCGCTGCAGTACGTCTGCCGCGAGCCGCGCATCCCCTGGGAGGTCCACGACTGGACGGAGACACCGCCGGAGCAGCAGCCGGCGCGCCTCGACACGCTGATGGCGGAGGACCGGGCGCGCCTGCTCGACCTGGCCGAGGTGCCGCTGCTGCGCCTGCAGCTGGTGCGCCTGTCGCCGGAGCGCCACTACCTGCTGTGGAGCCACCACCACGTGCTGCTGGATGGCTGGTGCCTCGCGCTCATCTGGGGAGACGTCTTCCACTACTACGGCGCGCTGGCGGAGGGACGGCACCTGGAGCTGGCGCCGGTGCGGCCCTACCGTGACTACATCGCCTGGCTGAAGCAGCAGGCCACCACGGGCGCCCCGGAGCGCTTCTGGCGCGAGTACCTGGAGGGCTTCACGGAGCCCACGCGCCTGTCCCCGTACGAGCACCACTTCGAGGCCGCGTTCTACACGCGCGAGGTGCGGCTGACGCGGGCGCAGACGGACGCGCTGCAGGAGCTGGCGCGCTCGCAGGGCGTGACGATGAACACCATCACCCAGGCGGCATGGAGCCTGCTGGTGTCCCTGCACTCGGGGAAGCGTGACGTGGTGTTCGGCGCCTCCATCTCCGGCCGCCCGCCGGAGCTGGCCGGCGTGGAGCACATGGTGGGCCTGTTCATCAACACCGTGCCGCTGCGCGCGAGCCTGCACCCCCACCTGCGCGTCTCCGAGCTGCTGCGGCAGCTCCAGACGCGCATGGCGCGGGCCGTCCAGCATGGCCACGTGCCCCTGGCGCAAATCAAGGCGTGGAGCGAGGCCTCGGGTTCCACGGGGGCCCCGCTGTTCGACAGCCTCATCGCCTTCGAGAACTACCCGGAGGACAACCTGCCCACGGGCCGCATCGCGGGCCTGGAGGTGAAGGACCTGATGGCCATGGAGAAGACGGAGTACCCCATCGGCCTGATTGCCCTGCCCGGGGCGGAGCTGGTGCTGCACCTGAACTACGACACGGGCCACTTCGACCCGCCGGCCATCGAGCGCATCGAGCGCCAGTTCCTGCGGCTCCTGGAGGAGCTGGTCGCGCGGCCGGAGGGCCGGCTGGCGGACATCAGCGCGCTGGACGTGGAGCACGAGGGCCGGTGGCTCCAGGCGTGGAGCCAGCAGGCCGCGCCGGCCCCGAAGGGGCCGGAAACCCTCCACGGGTGGTTCGAGGCCCAGGCACTGCGCACGCCGCGCGCGGTGGCGGTGACGGATGGGACCCGGAGCCTCACGTACGCGGAGCTGGACCGGCGCGCCACGCGGCTCGCGGGTCAGCTGCGGCGGCAGGGGTGCCAGCGCGGCGCGCGCGTGGCGGTCTGCGCCCCCCGCTCGCTGGAGCTGGTGGTGGGCATGCTGGCCACGCTGAAGGCCGGCGGCGCCTACGTGCCCCTCGAGCCGAGCCTGCCGGCCGCGCGCATCGCCCTCATCCTCGAGGACGCGCGCCCGGTGGTGTCGCTCGTCACGGCGGGCACCGCGCAGCTGCTCCCCGCGGCGGGCGGGGCCCGGCTGATGCTGGACGCGGACGCGGTGGACGGCGGCGCCGAAAAGGACGGGTTCGTCCCGGAGCCGCTCTCCGGGCAGGACACGGCCTACGTCATGTATACCTCCGGCACCACGGGCCGGCCCAAGGGCGTGGTGGTGCCGCACGCCGGCATCGTCAACCGCATCACCTGGTCGCTCGGCGTCTACCCGCTCGGCGGTGAGGCCAGCCTGCTGCAGAACGCGGGTATCGGCTTCGACATCTCGGTGTGGGAGATGTTCTTCCCGCTCTTCTCGGGGGGGCGGCTGGTCGTCTTCCCCTCCGAGGGGCCGCTGGACATGGACCGGCTGGTCGCCCGGCTCCAGCAGGAGGCGGTCTCCGTGGTGCACTTCGTGCCCACGCTGCTCGAGCTGTTCCTCTCGAATCCCCAGGCCGCCCGGTGCACGTCGCTGCGGCACGTCGTCTGCGGCGGCGAGGCGCTCCCTCCCGCGCTGCGGGAGCGGTTCCTGGCGCTCGGCCTGTCCGCGACGCTGGACCACGCCTATGGCCCGACGGAGGCGTCCATCAGCGTCACCCACCACCGCTGCGTGGCGGGAGAGCGACAGGACGTGGTGCCGCTGGGCCACCCCATCTCCCATACGCGCGTCTACCTGCTCGACGGGGACCTGCGGCACGTGCCAGTGGGCGTGGACGGAGACCTCTACATCGGCGGCACGCCGCTGGCCCACGGCTACTCCGGGGAGCCCGCGATGTCCGCCGAGCGGTTCATTCCGGATCCGCACGCCGCGGAGCCGGGGGCCCGCATGTACCGGACGGGAGACCGGGCGCGCTTCCTGGACGAGGGGACGCTGGTCTTCCGGGGCCGGCGCGACAGCCAGGTGAAGCTGCGCGGCAACCGCATCGAGCTGGCGGAGATTGACGTGGCGCTGGGCCGCCACCCGCTCGCGCGGCAGGCGGTGACGCTGCTGGTGGAGCGTCCGGAGCCGCACCTGGTGACCTTCGTGGTGCTCACGGAGCCAGCGCGCGACGAGGCGGACGCGGCCGGGCAGCTGGCCTCGCTCCGGCTGCACCTGACCGAGCAGCTTCCCGCGGCGATGGTGCCCCAGGAGCTGGTGCCCCTGGCGGAGCTGCCGCTGACCCACAGCGGCAAGGTGGACCGGCGGGCCCTGCTGTCGCTGCGCCAGGTGGCGGAGTCCGGGGAGCAGCACGCGGGCTACGTGGCGCCGAGGGATGCGCTCGAGCAGAAGGTGGTGCGCGTCTGGGAGGAGGTGCTGGGCGTGCGCGGCATCGGCGTGCGCGACAGCTTCTTCGAGCTGGGCGGCCACTCGCTGCGGATGCTGCGCATGGTGTCGCGCATCCGCCGGGAGGTGCCGGAGCTGGCGTCCATGGAAATCATCCACCTCTTCAAGGCGCCGACCATCGAGGACCTCATCGAGCGCTACGGCCGCCGCCCCGGCAGCGGCTGGGCCAACCCGGTGTTCACCGTCCGGGCCCAGGGGCGCAACGCGCCGCTGTTCCTCGTGCACCCGGGCGAGGGGCTGGCCATTGCCTACGCGTCGCTGGCGCCGTACCTGGTCAACTGGCCCATCCACGCCATCAGCAACCCGCGCTTCGGAGAGCCGGACCGGGCCTGGCGGAGCATCGAGGAGATGGCCGCCGAGTACCTGACCTGGGTGGACAAGAGCCAGCTGTCGGGACCGGTGGTGCTGGGCGGGTGGTCCTTCGGTGGCACCGTGGCGCTGGAGATGGCGCGGCAGCGCACCGCGGCGGGCAAGCCCGTCGAGTGCGTGGTGCTCATCGACAGCCACCACTTCGGGGCCCTGCCCCCGCAGCCGGTGGACACGGCGGCCATCGAGGCGCAGCTCGCCGCGCGCGGCGTGGAGCCGGGCTCGCCTGACGGGCGGGCGCTGGCCTTCGAAATCCTCAACGCGGGCCAGCTGGCCACGCGCCACCGGCCGGCGCCCTACAGCGGGCGCGTGGTGCTGCTCAAGGCCGCGCAGGAGGACGAGGGGGTTTCGCTCGGCGCGCGCAATGGCTGGGAGGAGTCGCTGCTGCCCGGCCTGGAGGTGCGCGTCGTCCCGGGCAACCACCACCGCCTGTTCGAGCGCGACTTCGTGCAGACGACGTCCGACGCGCTGCGCCGGGCCCTGCTGCCGCGGGACGAGAGGTCGGAATGA
- a CDS encoding 1-aminocyclopropane-1-carboxylate deaminase/D-cysteine desulfhydrase, translated as MGGGGEETGATRPLVARFPGLASLPFAPLAHTPTPVQALHRLQAVAGLDVPILVKRDDLTSALFGGNKVRKLELPLGQALAAGATALLTAGSVGSNHVLATALHGQRLGLKVVGLVRPQAASTQVRRNLLLAHRHGAELLPLEADVSLRSTGETVRAHLDALRSEGHRPRFIPFVGMDESGAVGYVNAAFELVDAISAGKLPRPDSIYVAVGSSGTAVGLALGLKAAGLPVRVVGVRVVGEADASEQRLAELFAATCRLLRGADPSFPELSLSPGDIQLHHGAVGRGYGWLTQAGLETARRVHETEGLWLDGCYTAKAFTALLEDVRGGVAGRQPLFWHTSDGLGWGFRPEKDEWRALPPALHGYFQEGDSCQPLDASFASLEPLPADA; from the coding sequence ATGGGTGGCGGTGGGGAGGAGACGGGAGCGACGCGGCCGCTCGTCGCGCGCTTCCCGGGACTGGCTTCGCTTCCCTTCGCCCCCCTCGCCCACACCCCGACTCCCGTCCAGGCCCTCCACCGGCTTCAAGCCGTGGCGGGACTGGACGTGCCCATCCTGGTGAAGCGGGATGACCTGACGTCCGCCCTCTTCGGGGGCAACAAGGTGCGCAAGCTGGAGCTGCCGCTGGGCCAGGCCCTCGCGGCCGGCGCGACGGCCCTCCTCACCGCGGGCTCCGTCGGCTCCAACCACGTGCTGGCCACGGCCCTCCACGGCCAGCGGCTGGGCCTCAAGGTGGTGGGCCTGGTCCGCCCCCAGGCCGCTTCGACGCAGGTGCGGCGCAACCTGCTGCTGGCCCACCGCCATGGGGCGGAGCTGCTGCCGCTGGAGGCGGACGTCTCCCTGCGCAGCACGGGGGAGACGGTGCGCGCGCACCTGGACGCGCTCCGGAGTGAGGGCCACCGGCCGCGCTTCATCCCCTTCGTCGGCATGGACGAGTCCGGGGCGGTGGGCTACGTCAACGCCGCCTTCGAGCTGGTGGACGCAATCTCCGCGGGCAAGCTCCCACGGCCCGACTCCATCTACGTCGCGGTGGGCTCCTCGGGCACGGCCGTGGGACTGGCCCTGGGGCTCAAGGCGGCAGGACTGCCGGTGCGGGTGGTGGGCGTGCGCGTCGTCGGCGAGGCGGATGCCAGCGAGCAGCGCCTCGCCGAGCTCTTCGCGGCCACCTGCCGGCTGCTGCGCGGCGCGGACCCTTCCTTCCCGGAGCTGTCGCTCTCGCCAGGAGACATCCAGCTCCACCATGGCGCCGTCGGGCGCGGCTATGGCTGGCTCACCCAGGCGGGGCTGGAGACCGCCCGGCGGGTGCATGAGACGGAAGGACTGTGGCTGGACGGCTGCTACACCGCGAAGGCCTTCACCGCGCTCCTGGAGGACGTGCGCGGCGGCGTGGCGGGGCGCCAGCCCCTCTTCTGGCATACCTCCGACGGGCTGGGCTGGGGCTTCCGGCCCGAGAAGGACGAGTGGCGGGCGCTCCCCCCGGCGCTGCATGGCTACTTCCAGGAGGGCGACAGCTGCCAACCGCTGGACGCGTCCTTCGCCAGCCTGGAGCCTCTCCCCGCCGACGCCTGA
- a CDS encoding class I SAM-dependent methyltransferase has translation MSTPAAIDRAALERRPPEVDFEPFERKPFDIFFLDVGGHRFVGHKREATLRTGGPEPLKMKCCLVEASMLLGLFVREQLTQEGISVFYRPMSLEERQAVFAAFTADARNDLYYPYTHLVAGTREERTAPPEYWKPTPRQMQHLDAGEVVLREHTLRVLTGLGITRGTVYDPACSTGEFLGSLKAALPGLRTVAQDLSPEMVEVARGRVDEIHVGDAWDSPVPPGSMDVVFFRLLNFDVMTTRRAHELLPRVANRCRDGGRLIVFGHTPVLVGAPFFERLGLTVERCSASEDHGRVAFQYYVLRKERPLPVVGPLWSDALAARASG, from the coding sequence ATGAGCACGCCCGCGGCCATCGACCGGGCCGCCCTCGAGCGGCGGCCTCCGGAGGTCGACTTCGAGCCCTTCGAGCGCAAGCCGTTCGACATCTTCTTCCTGGACGTGGGCGGCCACCGCTTCGTCGGCCACAAGCGCGAGGCGACGCTGCGGACCGGGGGCCCGGAGCCGCTGAAGATGAAGTGCTGCCTCGTGGAGGCCTCGATGCTGCTGGGGCTCTTCGTGCGCGAGCAGCTCACCCAGGAGGGGATTTCCGTCTTCTACCGGCCCATGAGCCTGGAGGAGCGGCAGGCCGTCTTCGCCGCCTTCACGGCGGATGCGCGCAATGACCTCTACTACCCGTACACGCACCTGGTGGCCGGCACGAGGGAGGAGCGGACCGCGCCTCCCGAGTACTGGAAGCCCACGCCGCGGCAGATGCAGCACCTGGACGCCGGCGAGGTGGTCCTGCGCGAGCACACCCTTCGCGTGCTGACCGGGCTCGGCATCACCCGGGGCACCGTCTATGACCCGGCGTGCTCGACGGGGGAGTTCCTCGGCTCGCTCAAGGCGGCCCTGCCGGGCCTGCGCACCGTGGCGCAGGACCTCAGTCCGGAGATGGTGGAGGTAGCGCGAGGCCGGGTGGATGAAATCCACGTGGGCGACGCGTGGGACTCCCCCGTGCCGCCCGGCAGCATGGACGTGGTGTTCTTCCGGCTGCTCAACTTCGATGTGATGACCACGCGGCGGGCCCACGAGCTGCTGCCTCGCGTGGCCAACCGGTGCCGGGACGGCGGGCGGCTCATCGTCTTCGGGCACACGCCCGTCCTGGTCGGCGCGCCCTTCTTCGAGCGCCTGGGGCTGACGGTGGAGCGGTGCAGCGCCAGCGAGGACCACGGCCGCGTCGCCTTCCAGTACTACGTGCTGCGCAAGGAGCGTCCCCTTCCGGTCGTCGGTCCGCTCTGGTCTGATGCGCTCGCCGCCCGGGCGTCCGGGTAG